Proteins co-encoded in one Thermomicrobiales bacterium genomic window:
- the rsgA gene encoding ribosome small subunit-dependent GTPase A: MPNLSEMAPGSEIAGVIVRGYGLYYDVATDAGLLRCTLRGALKRARRGTDPAAVGDRVRAMLTTPETDPSEGVIEEIQPRERTLSRLARGTADVEQVIVANPDQLVAVFAIHQPEPHPRLVDRFLLIAEARGLAAILCINKVDLAQPGDVARFAEPYLAAGYPVVETSVRSGAGMDELRERLEGKVSAFAGPSGVGKSSLLNALAPERVAERTGSISEATGKGRHTTTWTTLFRIGPDTYVADTPGIRALQLWGVHLEKLDQLYPEFRPYLGECYYADCRHLNDPGCAVRAAVEAGAIHPDRYESYRSFVDEG; this comes from the coding sequence TTGCCCAATCTGAGTGAAATGGCGCCAGGCAGCGAGATTGCCGGCGTCATCGTGCGTGGCTACGGCCTCTACTACGATGTTGCGACCGACGCAGGCCTGCTACGCTGCACGCTCCGTGGCGCGCTCAAGCGTGCCCGCCGCGGCACCGACCCGGCGGCGGTCGGAGACCGGGTCCGCGCGATGCTGACGACGCCGGAGACCGACCCTTCCGAGGGGGTTATCGAAGAGATCCAGCCGCGGGAGCGCACGCTCTCGCGGCTTGCTCGTGGCACCGCCGACGTCGAGCAGGTGATCGTCGCCAACCCCGACCAGCTCGTTGCCGTATTCGCCATTCACCAGCCGGAGCCGCACCCGCGGCTCGTCGACCGCTTCCTGCTGATCGCCGAGGCGCGCGGGTTGGCAGCAATCCTGTGTATCAACAAGGTTGATCTGGCCCAGCCGGGCGATGTCGCCCGTTTCGCCGAGCCATACCTCGCCGCCGGTTACCCGGTGGTCGAGACGAGTGTGCGTTCTGGCGCAGGGATGGACGAGCTGCGGGAGCGACTGGAGGGCAAGGTCAGCGCGTTCGCCGGCCCGTCCGGCGTCGGGAAGTCGAGCCTGCTCAACGCGCTGGCCCCCGAGCGTGTGGCGGAGCGAACCGGCTCCATCTCGGAAGCCACCGGCAAGGGCCGGCACACCACCACATGGACGACTCTCTTCCGCATCGGCCCCGACACCTACGTCGCCGACACGCCCGGCATCCGGGCCCTCCAGCTGTGGGGAGTTCACCTGGAGAAGCTCGACCAGCTGTATCCCGAGTTCCGGCCATATCTGGGCGAGTGCTACTATGCCGACTGCCGGCATCTGAACGACCCGGGCTGTGCTGTCCGCGCAGCCGTCGAGGCCGGCGCGATCCACCCCGACCGCTACGAGAGCTACCGATCGTTCGTTGACGAGGGATGA
- a CDS encoding DedA family protein has product MFSGLQDQIISIIDSFGYIGITLLILSETAFPPIPSELILPLVGFMAGQGHFGLLGVMVAATIGSIVGALILYGVGLWFGQARLYAFIGRYGRFFLLKETDLDKANGWFDRHGGKAVTIGRVIPVVRSLISIPAGVTRMPLLSFIIYTAIGSTVWNGALIGAGWILGNQWERVSGAVNYFQYFVILVILVAVTWFAWSRRNEWRTWWVRK; this is encoded by the coding sequence GTGTTTTCTGGCTTGCAAGATCAGATCATTTCCATCATTGACTCATTCGGCTACATTGGCATCACGCTGCTGATCCTGTCCGAGACCGCGTTCCCTCCGATCCCCTCGGAGCTGATCCTTCCGCTCGTCGGCTTCATGGCCGGCCAGGGTCATTTCGGACTGCTGGGGGTGATGGTCGCGGCGACGATTGGCTCGATCGTCGGCGCGCTGATTCTCTACGGCGTTGGCCTCTGGTTCGGGCAGGCTCGTCTCTATGCATTCATCGGTCGCTACGGTCGCTTCTTTCTACTGAAGGAGACCGATCTCGATAAGGCGAACGGCTGGTTCGACCGCCATGGAGGCAAGGCGGTTACGATCGGGCGCGTGATCCCGGTTGTTCGTAGCCTGATCTCAATCCCTGCCGGCGTTACCCGGATGCCGCTGCTGTCGTTCATCATCTACACCGCGATCGGTAGCACAGTCTGGAACGGAGCCCTGATCGGCGCTGGCTGGATCCTCGGCAATCAGTGGGAGCGCGTCTCGGGCGCCGTCAATTACTTCCAGTACTTCGTGATCCTCGTCATTCTCGTTGCTGTAACCTGGTTCGCCTGGTCGCGCCGCAACGAGTGGCGCACGTGGTGGGTGCGGAAGTAA
- the hemL gene encoding glutamate-1-semialdehyde 2,1-aminomutase — translation MEQTGTITHERSIAAFERARQVIPGGVNSPVRAFRSVGGQPVFVASGAGARIRDVDGNEYLDYVLSWGPLILGHAAPEVVEAVTCAAANGTSFGAPTEAETELAELLASLVPGAEMVRLVSSGTEATMTALRLARAATGRDRIVKFSGCYHGHADMLLVQAGSGVATLGLPDSPGVPAGATANTLVANFNDLASVESLFAGYGGEIAAVIVEPVAGNMGLVPPVEGFLAGLREITRRHGALLIFDEVLCGFRAGPRGAAALYGIEPDIVTLGKVIGGGLPLAAYAGRREIMELVAPVGPMYQAGTLSGNPLAVAAGLATLRAIGRPGIFESLHHTTARLIDGFASAATEAGVPVQTAQVGSLFGMFFTDRPVHSWDDAATSDTARFARWFQAMLARGVYLAPSQFETGFLSTAHTDADIDRTLEAARDAMREIG, via the coding sequence ATGGAGCAGACCGGGACTATCACGCACGAGCGATCGATCGCGGCCTTCGAGCGCGCCAGGCAGGTGATCCCCGGCGGGGTCAACTCGCCAGTGCGCGCCTTCCGCAGCGTCGGCGGCCAGCCGGTATTCGTTGCCAGCGGCGCTGGCGCGCGTATTCGCGACGTTGATGGCAACGAGTATCTCGATTATGTCCTGTCGTGGGGACCGTTGATCCTCGGTCATGCCGCGCCGGAGGTTGTCGAGGCGGTCACCTGTGCCGCTGCGAACGGAACCAGCTTTGGCGCGCCAACGGAGGCCGAGACAGAGCTGGCCGAGCTGCTGGCATCGCTCGTCCCCGGAGCTGAGATGGTCAGGTTGGTCTCCTCCGGCACCGAGGCTACGATGACGGCGCTGCGTCTGGCTCGCGCCGCGACCGGACGCGACCGGATCGTGAAGTTCTCGGGCTGCTACCACGGGCACGCGGACATGCTGCTGGTCCAGGCCGGCAGCGGGGTCGCCACGCTGGGCTTGCCCGACTCTCCGGGAGTCCCGGCGGGCGCGACGGCCAACACGCTGGTGGCGAATTTCAACGACCTAGCGTCGGTCGAGTCGCTCTTCGCCGGGTACGGCGGGGAAATCGCGGCAGTAATCGTCGAGCCAGTAGCCGGGAACATGGGGCTTGTCCCGCCGGTGGAGGGATTCCTGGCCGGGCTACGCGAGATCACTCGACGCCACGGCGCGCTGCTGATCTTCGACGAGGTGCTCTGCGGCTTCCGGGCCGGCCCCCGCGGCGCAGCGGCGCTCTACGGCATCGAGCCGGACATCGTCACTCTGGGCAAGGTGATCGGCGGCGGGCTGCCGCTGGCCGCCTACGCCGGCAGACGCGAGATCATGGAGCTGGTCGCCCCGGTCGGCCCGATGTATCAGGCCGGCACACTCTCGGGCAACCCGCTGGCCGTCGCAGCCGGGTTGGCGACACTCCGCGCCATCGGCCGGCCGGGTATTTTCGAGTCGCTGCATCACACTACGGCGCGGCTGATCGACGGGTTCGCCTCGGCAGCCACCGAGGCCGGCGTTCCGGTCCAGACAGCCCAGGTCGGTAGCCTGTTCGGCATGTTCTTCACCGATCGGCCGGTGCATTCGTGGGACGACGCCGCGACCAGCGACACCGCGCGATTTGCCCGCTGGTTCCAGGCGATGCTGGCTCGCGGTGTCTACCTGGCCCCGTCCCAGTTCGAGACCGGATTTCTCTCGACCGCCCACACCGACGCCGATATCGACCGAACGCTGGAGGCCGCTCGCGACGCGATGCGGGAGATCGGCTGA
- the hemA gene encoding glutamyl-tRNA reductase, translated as MQLWMLGTNYERASVEVRERMAFGSEDLIDGVRQIGHIAREGVILSTCNRTELYGLFDAGVDGGAALRQLVVSARDLPNPVVSAATYQQAGPEAIRHLYRVSCGLNSMMLGEPQILTQVQDALAIARSEAVAGPVITRLCTDALRVGKLARTKTGIARNRLSISHAAIDLAAREIGTLAGRRVVVIGAGEIGAVTARILRTANTADLVIINRSPERGQALAAAVEGRYRPLDALADELADAAVVFSAIEAPSYILGPATLPASVDRRDEPLLIVDLGVPRTIDPALDAHPFVDLRTVDDLEQIASATRRQYDSEVRRVDALVEQAVDEFSTWLRIREAAPAIRALQERAEEVREAELERALRRLGHLSERDREVVRALSAGIVGKLLHQPIVALRESSESGRHDETARALFDLFDIAPPDRKSAERHSAAD; from the coding sequence GTGCAGCTCTGGATGCTAGGGACGAATTACGAGCGCGCGTCGGTCGAGGTCCGCGAGCGGATGGCCTTCGGCAGCGAGGACCTTATCGACGGTGTGCGCCAGATCGGCCATATCGCTCGCGAGGGCGTCATCCTCTCCACCTGCAATCGCACCGAGCTTTACGGCCTGTTTGACGCCGGAGTGGACGGCGGCGCGGCGCTGCGACAGCTGGTCGTCAGCGCGCGTGACCTACCAAACCCGGTCGTTTCGGCCGCGACCTACCAGCAGGCCGGCCCGGAGGCCATCCGCCACCTCTACCGCGTCTCTTGCGGGCTCAACTCGATGATGCTCGGCGAGCCGCAGATCCTCACCCAGGTGCAGGACGCGCTGGCCATCGCCCGTTCCGAGGCCGTCGCTGGCCCGGTCATCACCCGTCTCTGCACCGACGCGCTGCGTGTCGGCAAACTGGCCCGGACGAAGACCGGTATCGCTCGCAATCGACTGTCCATTTCACACGCCGCGATCGACCTTGCCGCCCGGGAGATCGGAACGCTGGCCGGCCGCCGCGTCGTCGTCATCGGCGCGGGTGAGATCGGCGCCGTCACTGCCCGCATCCTTCGCACGGCCAATACCGCCGACCTGGTGATCATCAATCGCTCGCCCGAGCGCGGACAGGCGCTGGCTGCCGCAGTCGAAGGCCGCTACCGACCGCTCGACGCGCTGGCCGACGAGCTGGCCGACGCGGCCGTCGTTTTCTCGGCCATCGAGGCGCCCAGTTACATCCTCGGGCCGGCCACGCTGCCGGCGTCGGTCGACCGGCGCGACGAGCCACTGCTGATCGTCGATCTCGGCGTTCCTCGCACGATCGACCCCGCCCTCGATGCCCATCCGTTCGTCGATCTCCGAACGGTCGATGATCTCGAACAGATCGCCAGCGCCACCCGCCGACAGTACGACAGCGAGGTGCGCCGCGTCGACGCGCTGGTCGAACAGGCTGTCGATGAGTTCTCCACCTGGCTGCGAATCCGCGAGGCAGCTCCGGCTATCCGGGCGCTGCAGGAGCGAGCCGAGGAGGTGCGCGAGGCCGAGCTGGAGCGCGCACTGCGCCGCCTCGGGCACCTGTCGGAACGCGACCGCGAGGTCGTCCGCGCACTCAGCGCCGGGATCGTTGGCAAGCTGCTCCACCAGCCGATCGTCGCCCTCCGGGAATCCAGCGAGAGCGGCCGGCACGACGAAACCGCCCGCGCGCTGTTCGACCTGTTTGACATTGCGCCGCCCGACAGAAAATCCGCAGAACGCCACTCCGCCGCGGACTGA
- a CDS encoding MarR family transcriptional regulator, with product MDGGRPLRFGTVSPADCADGDAEMTHRDLDCVLPALRNLSAGTVVEYFGIRIIRNANESESEMIDEERQIGEAMAALPVIGRRLYGSLMAHPMNAGRSLGQVKALGYLYRAGPAALSDLARELGISLPTASELVDRLLEDGLADRAVNPADRRKVLIDLTPLARDLGRQFHDMRHAQIRAALGSLPEEHRSSFVPVLNALVEALQRAPHELPGYPLTTTDSMAPPDTPAEEQALLPTSHGPA from the coding sequence ATGGATGGTGGACGACCGCTCCGGTTTGGCACCGTCTCGCCGGCCGATTGCGCTGATGGCGATGCGGAGATGACCCACCGGGATCTCGACTGCGTCCTGCCTGCCCTCCGAAACCTGTCCGCTGGGACAGTTGTCGAATACTTCGGAATCCGTATCATTCGGAATGCGAATGAATCGGAGAGCGAGATGATCGACGAGGAGAGGCAAATCGGAGAGGCGATGGCGGCGTTGCCGGTGATCGGCCGGCGGCTGTACGGCTCGCTGATGGCGCACCCGATGAACGCCGGGCGTTCCCTCGGGCAGGTCAAGGCACTTGGCTACCTCTATCGCGCCGGGCCGGCCGCGCTGAGCGATCTGGCCCGCGAGCTTGGGATCTCGCTGCCGACCGCATCGGAGCTGGTCGATCGGCTGCTGGAAGATGGCCTGGCGGACCGCGCGGTTAACCCTGCCGACCGACGCAAGGTGCTGATCGACCTGACACCGCTGGCCCGAGATCTCGGCCGGCAGTTCCATGACATGCGCCATGCGCAGATTCGCGCCGCGCTGGGTAGCCTTCCGGAAGAGCACCGATCGTCGTTTGTCCCTGTCCTGAATGCGCTCGTGGAGGCACTCCAGCGCGCCCCCCACGAGCTTCCTGGCTATCCGTTGACGACGACAGATTCCATGGCGCCGCCCGACACACCGGCAGAGGAACAAGCGTTGCTGCCGACCTCTCACGGACCCGCCTGA
- a CDS encoding DHA2 family efflux MFS transporter permease subunit: MSTTLPPRPEAMPASVDVEPTRNPWLILVVLCTAVFMLLVDSTVVNVAQRKIQIGLETTLSEIQWVLDAYILAYAVLLLSFGRLGDVFGRKKLFIVGMTIFTAASALCGVSGWLGALVGISGVNALIFARVLQGVGGAFMMPQTLSLITVVFPADKRGAAMGIWGSIVSLGAVVGPVVGGLIVTHYAWEWIFLINVPVGIVAILATLAIVPESVDPHASRKIDWGGVLLSGLGIFAIVFALIEGNSMGWTNPVILGLFVGGLALLGAFVWWEHRASDPMMKLELFRLRNFSVGSAIAFVVAFGMLGIFFPMTLFLQGVLGYSPIRAGLTMMPTSLMIMVIAPMSGRLSDRIGARWILTGGLTLISVGILLIIASIDTSTTWQSLLPALIVTGAGMGMTFAPMTAAAMREVPTRIAGSASGILNTTRNVGQVMGIAVLGSLLQSWVGIYASKRLDTLPLDPAIHTRLVEAVKSSQFELVPQIVPPEQAALLPQIFHDIQLAFVSGIHNTFFVSAIVCACGAVTASLMRNEKNNKRDVVQVERVEAREQAEALAGD, encoded by the coding sequence ATGTCGACAACACTCCCCCCGCGCCCGGAGGCGATGCCGGCCAGCGTGGATGTCGAGCCGACCCGGAATCCCTGGCTGATCCTCGTCGTGCTCTGCACGGCGGTGTTCATGCTTCTGGTGGATTCGACCGTCGTGAATGTCGCCCAGCGCAAGATCCAGATCGGCCTGGAGACGACGCTCTCCGAGATTCAGTGGGTGCTGGACGCGTATATCCTGGCCTACGCCGTGTTGCTCCTGTCGTTCGGGCGGCTGGGCGACGTGTTCGGGCGCAAGAAGCTGTTCATCGTCGGGATGACGATCTTCACTGCCGCCTCGGCGCTCTGTGGTGTGTCGGGCTGGCTGGGCGCTCTGGTCGGTATCTCCGGGGTAAACGCCCTGATCTTTGCCCGTGTCCTCCAGGGTGTGGGTGGCGCATTCATGATGCCGCAGACCCTCTCATTGATCACCGTCGTCTTCCCGGCGGATAAGCGCGGGGCCGCGATGGGCATCTGGGGCAGCATTGTCTCGCTCGGCGCGGTGGTTGGGCCGGTCGTCGGCGGGTTGATCGTGACCCATTACGCCTGGGAGTGGATCTTTCTGATCAACGTGCCGGTCGGGATCGTCGCGATCCTGGCAACGCTGGCCATCGTGCCGGAGTCGGTCGATCCCCATGCCAGCCGGAAGATCGACTGGGGCGGGGTGCTGCTCTCCGGCCTTGGCATCTTCGCGATTGTCTTCGCGCTCATCGAAGGGAATTCGATGGGCTGGACCAACCCGGTGATCCTGGGGCTGTTCGTTGGCGGGCTGGCGCTGCTCGGCGCGTTCGTCTGGTGGGAGCACCGAGCGAGCGATCCGATGATGAAGCTGGAGCTATTCCGGCTACGGAATTTCTCGGTCGGTAGCGCGATTGCCTTTGTCGTCGCCTTCGGGATGCTGGGCATCTTCTTCCCGATGACACTGTTCCTTCAGGGCGTTCTCGGCTACTCGCCGATCCGGGCTGGCCTGACGATGATGCCGACATCGCTCATGATCATGGTCATCGCGCCGATGAGCGGCCGGCTCTCCGATCGAATCGGCGCGCGTTGGATCCTGACCGGCGGGCTGACGCTGATCTCGGTCGGGATCTTGCTGATCATCGCGTCGATCGACACCTCGACGACCTGGCAGTCGCTCTTGCCGGCCCTGATCGTGACTGGCGCAGGCATGGGGATGACCTTCGCCCCGATGACCGCGGCTGCCATGCGCGAGGTGCCAACGCGAATCGCCGGCAGCGCGTCCGGGATTCTGAACACGACTCGCAACGTTGGCCAGGTGATGGGGATCGCGGTCCTCGGGTCGCTGCTCCAGTCGTGGGTCGGAATCTATGCCAGCAAGCGGCTCGATACGCTGCCGCTCGATCCGGCAATCCACACTAGGCTGGTCGAGGCGGTCAAGAGCAGCCAGTTCGAGCTGGTGCCGCAGATTGTCCCGCCAGAGCAGGCGGCCCTGCTGCCGCAGATCTTCCATGACATCCAGCTGGCGTTCGTGTCGGGGATTCATAACACGTTCTTCGTCAGCGCGATCGTCTGTGCTTGCGGCGCGGTAACAGCGTCACTGATGCGGAATGAGAAAAACAACAAACGCGACGTCGTCCAGGTGGAGCGGGTCGAGGCGCGAGAGCAGGCCGAGGCGCTGGCAGGAGACTAG
- a CDS encoding MFS transporter: MADRGGELQDRRRRDIWSRLPRGLAAFRYRNYRLFWFGQLVSVTGTWMQSLAQAWLVLTLTSSALLLGLVSVFQFAPVLLIGLFAGVLVDRVNKRNLLVVTQSLSGVLAGLLAFLTWTGRIELWMVYAIAFCLGVVNAFDMPTRQAFVVEMVGKDDLMNAIALNSSLFNAARIIGPAVAGVLLAAVGPAAAFGLNSLSYLAVIAGLLLMKLGPHVTVVRGRGLQQMREGLRYVRSTEDILRPILLVGLVATFGMNFNVWIPLLAKHDLHGGAGAFGALMAASGVGSLIGALALAFLVTSVKRWMLFTTAAALGALDITLALVGAIPLAIGVAMLALAAIGFCSTTTMAMANTTVQTSAPDELRGRVMSVYTTVFAGTAPFGALVAGGVANSFGTPTSLLVGGLVTMVAVAAVAFWTQLRGVAPEVVEARDAG; the protein is encoded by the coding sequence GTGGCTGATCGTGGCGGTGAGCTCCAGGATCGCCGGCGGCGGGATATCTGGTCGCGGCTGCCGCGCGGGCTGGCCGCATTCCGGTACCGCAACTACCGACTGTTCTGGTTTGGCCAGCTCGTCTCGGTCACTGGCACCTGGATGCAGTCGCTGGCCCAGGCGTGGCTGGTTCTGACGCTGACGAGCTCGGCGCTCCTGCTCGGCCTGGTTAGCGTCTTCCAGTTCGCGCCGGTGCTCTTGATCGGGCTCTTCGCTGGCGTGCTGGTCGATCGGGTCAACAAGCGCAATCTGCTGGTTGTCACCCAGTCGCTCTCCGGTGTTCTGGCCGGCCTGCTCGCGTTTCTGACCTGGACCGGCCGGATCGAGCTATGGATGGTCTACGCGATCGCCTTCTGCCTGGGGGTCGTGAACGCCTTCGACATGCCAACGCGACAGGCGTTCGTCGTCGAGATGGTTGGCAAGGACGATCTGATGAACGCGATCGCCCTCAACTCGTCGCTCTTCAACGCGGCGCGGATCATCGGGCCGGCGGTGGCTGGCGTGCTGCTGGCAGCCGTTGGGCCGGCGGCTGCTTTCGGGCTGAATTCACTTTCCTACCTGGCGGTGATCGCAGGGTTGCTGCTGATGAAGCTTGGCCCGCACGTCACTGTCGTTCGCGGGCGCGGCCTGCAGCAGATGCGCGAAGGGCTGCGCTACGTGCGCTCGACCGAGGATATTCTCCGCCCGATCCTGCTGGTCGGACTGGTGGCAACGTTCGGGATGAACTTCAACGTCTGGATACCATTGCTGGCCAAGCACGACCTCCACGGCGGGGCCGGGGCGTTTGGCGCGCTGATGGCGGCCTCCGGCGTTGGATCGCTGATCGGCGCATTGGCGCTGGCTTTTCTCGTGACATCCGTCAAGCGCTGGATGCTGTTCACGACCGCCGCCGCGCTCGGCGCGCTCGACATCACGCTCGCCCTGGTTGGCGCGATCCCGCTGGCAATCGGCGTGGCGATGCTGGCGCTGGCTGCGATCGGCTTCTGCTCGACGACGACGATGGCGATGGCGAACACAACCGTCCAGACCAGCGCGCCGGACGAGCTGCGCGGGCGGGTCATGAGCGTCTACACAACCGTCTTCGCCGGCACCGCTCCCTTCGGCGCGTTGGTCGCCGGCGGTGTCGCCAACTCCTTCGGCACGCCCACCTCGCTGCTCGTCGGCGGTCTCGTCACAATGGTGGCAGTCGCCGCCGTCGCATTCTGGACTCAGCTGCGCGGCGTCGCGCCGGAGGTAGTCGAAGCGCGAGACGCGGGGTAA
- a CDS encoding DUF1801 domain-containing protein produces the protein MSGTFTPEERAAMKERAREIKAEERASKKKGEGESDVLAKIAEMPEPDRVMAERLHIIIMAAAPILSPRTWYGMPAYALDGKIICFFQSAAKFNARYATFGFSDTANLDDGAMWPTSFALKELTADEEAKIVALVKTAVG, from the coding sequence ATGAGCGGGACATTCACCCCAGAAGAGCGAGCCGCGATGAAGGAGCGGGCCAGAGAGATCAAGGCGGAGGAGCGCGCGAGCAAGAAGAAGGGGGAGGGAGAGAGCGACGTTCTCGCGAAGATCGCCGAGATGCCGGAACCCGATCGTGTCATGGCCGAGCGGCTTCACATCATCATCATGGCCGCCGCGCCGATCCTCTCGCCGAGGACCTGGTACGGGATGCCCGCATATGCCCTGGACGGCAAAATCATCTGCTTCTTCCAGAGCGCGGCGAAGTTCAATGCGCGCTATGCGACGTTCGGCTTCAGCGACACGGCGAACCTGGACGATGGCGCCATGTGGCCGACCTCCTTCGCGCTAAAGGAGCTGACCGCCGACGAAGAGGCGAAGATCGTCGCGCTCGTGAAAACAGCGGTGGGTTAG
- a CDS encoding LLM class flavin-dependent oxidoreductase produces the protein MKVGVILPMGAGDGETDPRPYAELRDLALQAEHDGFDSVWVYDHLLYRFPDRPQFGIWEGWTVFAALCEATSRVELGQLVMCAAWRNPALLAKMAITADEVSGGRVILGLGAGWHEPEFDAFGYPFRQLAGQFEESLSIIRPLLRDGVADVRGEFFAANDAAMIPRGPRPGSPPILVASRGPRMLRLTAEHADMWNAAWFGGTRLFEERQAEMIAACEQAGRDPITLATTVGINVVFPHLAEEQAEDLDPDKFLQGSSGGRSRLGLKAFADLGVAHAICNPDPSNAATFSALAEALAIYRNL, from the coding sequence GTGAAGGTAGGCGTAATCCTCCCGATGGGGGCAGGCGATGGGGAGACAGACCCACGGCCGTATGCGGAGCTTCGCGACCTGGCGTTGCAGGCGGAGCATGATGGCTTCGATTCGGTCTGGGTCTACGATCACTTGCTCTATCGATTTCCCGACCGACCGCAGTTCGGCATCTGGGAGGGCTGGACGGTCTTCGCCGCGCTCTGCGAGGCGACGAGCCGAGTCGAGCTGGGCCAGCTGGTGATGTGTGCTGCCTGGCGCAATCCGGCGCTGCTGGCGAAGATGGCGATCACCGCCGATGAGGTCTCCGGCGGGCGGGTGATTCTCGGCCTTGGCGCCGGCTGGCACGAGCCGGAATTCGATGCCTTCGGCTATCCGTTTCGCCAGCTCGCCGGCCAGTTCGAGGAGTCGCTCTCGATTATCCGACCTCTGCTGCGAGACGGAGTCGCCGACGTCCGCGGCGAGTTCTTCGCCGCCAACGACGCCGCGATGATCCCGCGCGGTCCGCGGCCCGGTAGTCCGCCGATCCTGGTCGCCTCGCGGGGACCACGGATGCTACGCCTGACTGCCGAGCACGCCGATATGTGGAACGCGGCATGGTTCGGCGGAACCCGGCTGTTCGAGGAGCGGCAGGCCGAGATGATCGCCGCCTGCGAACAGGCCGGCCGCGACCCGATCACACTGGCGACAACAGTCGGCATCAACGTCGTCTTCCCGCATCTTGCCGAGGAGCAGGCCGAGGATCTCGATCCCGACAAGTTCCTGCAGGGCAGCTCCGGCGGGAGATCGCGGCTGGGCCTGAAGGCGTTCGCCGACCTCGGCGTCGCCCACGCGATCTGCAACCCTGACCCATCCAACGCCGCCACGTTCTCCGCGCTCGCCGAGGCGCTGGCGATCTACCGCAACCTCTAG
- a CDS encoding metalloregulator ArsR/SmtB family transcription factor encodes MARPRKSDQLREPVATDEPLVDLAAVRAARAALPEARVLAGASELFGALADPTRLRIAAALAARELCVSDLAATLGLSQSAASHQLRVLRERGLVRARRDGRLSYYALDDEHVAGLFGQALDHVRHTMEDQT; translated from the coding sequence ATGGCTAGGCCGCGAAAGAGCGACCAGCTCCGGGAGCCCGTTGCGACTGATGAGCCACTCGTCGACCTCGCAGCGGTTCGCGCCGCCCGCGCGGCGCTCCCGGAGGCGAGGGTTCTGGCCGGGGCGAGTGAGCTGTTCGGCGCGCTCGCCGATCCGACCCGGCTGCGAATTGCCGCGGCGCTGGCGGCGCGCGAGCTGTGCGTCAGCGATCTCGCCGCAACCCTCGGGTTGAGCCAGTCCGCCGCGTCCCATCAGTTGCGCGTCCTGCGCGAGCGTGGCCTTGTGCGTGCCCGCCGCGACGGGCGATTGTCGTACTACGCACTGGATGATGAGCACGTCGCCGGCCTGTTTGGCCAGGCGCTTGACCATGTCCGTCACACGATGGAGGATCAGACATGA